A stretch of Acidimicrobiia bacterium DNA encodes these proteins:
- a CDS encoding response regulator transcription factor: MRVLVVEDEKKVAAAVRRGLEAEGFAVDVALNGTDGKWFATQNEHDVIVLDIMLPGINGFSLCAQLRDLGIWTPILMLTAKDGDLDEAEALDTGADDFLRKPFSYVVLVARIRALLRRSSVGEVSLAYEVGDLTLDPNSRRCERAGQDIHLTAKEFAVLEFLMRHPGDVVGKLEILDNVWDFAFEGDPNIVEVYVGYLRRKIDEPFGRKSIETVRGAGYRLVPSRE, translated from the coding sequence GTGCGCGTGCTGGTTGTCGAAGATGAAAAGAAGGTTGCGGCGGCTGTACGGCGCGGCCTGGAAGCTGAGGGCTTCGCCGTCGACGTGGCGTTGAACGGCACCGACGGAAAGTGGTTCGCCACGCAGAACGAGCACGACGTCATCGTCCTTGACATCATGTTGCCCGGGATCAATGGATTCAGTCTATGTGCCCAGCTCCGCGATCTCGGCATCTGGACGCCGATACTCATGTTGACTGCCAAAGACGGAGACCTCGATGAAGCCGAAGCTCTTGACACTGGCGCAGACGACTTCCTGCGTAAACCTTTCTCATATGTAGTCCTTGTTGCCCGAATCCGAGCGTTGCTTCGCAGGTCCTCGGTGGGCGAGGTATCGCTTGCCTATGAAGTCGGAGACCTCACACTCGACCCCAATTCGCGTCGATGTGAGCGGGCTGGCCAAGACATTCATCTCACGGCCAAGGAGTTCGCGGTTCTCGAATTCTTGATGCGCCATCCCGGCGATGTCGTCGGCAAGCTAGAGATTCTGGACAATGTTTGGGACTTCGCGTTCGAGGGCGACCCGAACATCGTCGAGGTGTACGTCGGGTACTTACGAAGGAAGATCGACGAGCCGTTTGGACGCAAGTCGATCGAAACAGTGCGCGGGGCCGGATATCGGCTGGTCCCCAGCCGTGAGTAG
- a CDS encoding alpha/beta hydrolase — protein MLIETVAIETDTEPLDGLLYLPDDGNVLGSAQLMHGNTMNFYVGPPRFLPPYLTGLGLACLAYNRRGHDVLSNRDSRDLEGGAYQTIGQAIEDNHLARNWMNQRDLPPPFVIGHSNGGMLAVRHVVEVPDTPGLVLLSAHRGGKKIMRLMADNGLMAGERYDEISEAARSLVAKGRGDQLMLVPGWWYVISATTYVEFLDHCPDIVDLAPSIPCETLFIRSVDEPSEVYPAEEIAMASSHNVDVQVLEVGGHYYRGGESVVAGTVVNWISQHL, from the coding sequence GTGCTGATCGAGACGGTGGCGATCGAAACCGATACCGAGCCGCTCGACGGATTGCTGTACCTGCCGGACGATGGGAACGTCCTTGGATCTGCACAGCTCATGCATGGAAATACGATGAACTTCTACGTCGGACCTCCCCGTTTTCTGCCTCCGTACTTGACCGGCCTCGGGCTCGCCTGTCTTGCCTACAACCGTCGCGGGCATGACGTTCTCTCAAATCGCGACAGTCGAGACCTCGAAGGTGGCGCTTATCAGACGATCGGTCAGGCCATCGAAGACAATCACCTGGCGCGCAACTGGATGAATCAAAGAGACCTCCCTCCCCCATTTGTGATCGGTCACTCAAACGGAGGCATGCTGGCGGTCCGGCACGTGGTGGAAGTCCCCGATACGCCAGGATTGGTCCTGTTGTCGGCGCATCGCGGAGGCAAAAAGATCATGCGACTAATGGCGGACAATGGGCTGATGGCTGGTGAACGCTACGACGAGATCTCCGAAGCTGCCAGGAGCCTCGTGGCGAAAGGTCGCGGCGACCAACTGATGCTCGTTCCCGGCTGGTGGTACGTCATATCGGCTACGACCTATGTCGAATTCCTCGACCATTGCCCCGATATCGTCGATCTGGCCCCATCGATTCCTTGCGAGACGTTGTTTATCCGAAGTGTTGACGAGCCTTCCGAGGTGTACCCGGCCGAGGAGATCGCCATGGCCAGCAGTCACAACGTCGACGTTCAGGTGCTGGAGGTGGGGGGTCACTATTACCGAGGGGGCGAATCCGTTGTTGCCGGGACAGTCGTCAACTGGATCTCTCAACATCTGTGA
- a CDS encoding nitroreductase family deazaflavin-dependent oxidoreductase: protein MASPRNPPRGALRIIWKAHKILWKFSGRRLGTRSMGMGVIELTTRGRRTGSDRTVLLSCLDSPDGLVVAGTNAGLDQDPAWVQNLRMDPRAEIATKAGAQLVTAEFLAGAGHDDAWSRFQAADDQYARYAAMLTRPVPIVRFGVRGDGGSP, encoded by the coding sequence ATGGCATCCCCCCGAAATCCACCTCGAGGCGCACTCCGGATTATCTGGAAAGCCCACAAGATCTTATGGAAGTTCTCCGGGAGGAGACTCGGTACCCGCTCCATGGGGATGGGCGTAATCGAACTGACCACCAGGGGTCGCCGGACCGGGAGCGACCGAACGGTTCTTCTGTCGTGTCTGGACTCACCGGATGGCCTTGTCGTCGCCGGTACCAACGCCGGGTTGGATCAAGACCCGGCCTGGGTGCAAAACTTGCGGATGGATCCGCGGGCCGAAATTGCCACAAAGGCAGGCGCCCAACTTGTGACGGCCGAGTTCCTGGCGGGCGCCGGTCACGATGATGCCTGGTCACGATTTCAAGCCGCTGACGACCAGTACGCACGGTACGCAGCCATGCTCACGAGGCCGGTGCCAATCGTTCGTTTCGGAGTACGCGGGGACGGAGGGTCGCCATAG